Proteins from a genomic interval of Cupriavidus pauculus:
- a CDS encoding MurR/RpiR family transcriptional regulator, with protein sequence MTAPFDILTRIAERGPSLRLAEQKVAQVILEDLAGAAAASINELARKAAVSEASVTRFAKAIGCRDVRDLKLRLAQATAVGTRFLQPVPAPADADSPAALAERIHTDVLNTLEVNRKLIDPERIAQAARLLVDARMVYAFGMGGGSTFMADEARYRLARLGAPVATYHDAVLQKMVAATLSRDDVVLAFSTSGNVPEMLASCDIAREYGARLIAVTALGSPLAARADVLLPVRTLETDFIFKPSASRYAMLLVVDVLATQCAMLQQDQSKEKLRRLKYVLDAHRGVSQDSDGPDSRQPLGD encoded by the coding sequence ATGACCGCGCCCTTCGACATCCTGACCCGCATCGCCGAGCGCGGCCCGTCGCTGCGCCTGGCCGAGCAAAAAGTGGCGCAGGTGATTCTTGAGGATCTGGCCGGCGCGGCGGCCGCCAGCATCAACGAACTGGCGCGCAAGGCGGCCGTGAGCGAAGCCAGCGTCACCCGCTTTGCCAAGGCCATCGGCTGCCGCGACGTGCGCGACCTGAAGCTGCGCCTGGCCCAGGCCACGGCGGTCGGCACCCGCTTTCTCCAGCCCGTGCCGGCCCCGGCCGATGCCGACTCGCCCGCGGCGCTGGCCGAACGCATCCATACCGACGTACTGAACACGCTGGAAGTCAACCGCAAGCTGATCGACCCCGAGCGCATCGCCCAGGCGGCCCGGCTGTTGGTCGACGCACGCATGGTCTACGCTTTTGGCATGGGCGGCGGCTCGACGTTCATGGCGGACGAGGCGCGCTACCGGCTGGCGCGGCTTGGCGCGCCCGTGGCGACCTATCACGACGCGGTGCTGCAGAAGATGGTGGCGGCCACGCTGTCGCGCGACGACGTGGTGCTGGCGTTTTCCACCAGCGGCAACGTGCCCGAGATGCTGGCGAGCTGCGACATCGCACGCGAGTACGGCGCCCGGCTGATCGCCGTGACCGCGCTGGGGTCGCCGCTGGCGGCCCGCGCCGACGTGCTGCTGCCCGTGCGCACGCTGGAAACTGATTTCATCTTCAAGCCGTCGGCGTCGCGCTACGCGATGCTGCTGGTGGTGGACGTGCTCGCCACGCAGTGCGCCATGCTCCAGCAGGACCAGAGCAAGGAAAAGCTGCGCCGCCTGAAATACGTGCTCGACGCCCATCGCGGCGTCAGCCAGGACAGCGACGGCCCGGACAGCCGCCAGCCGCTGGGAGACTGA
- a CDS encoding amino acid deaminase, producing the protein MREIKYQTGMIDPLNKALGRLDAPLTPAEAGQTGWQLLQEELSLPAAVLYEDKLVHNLQWMRKFMGAYDVQLAPHGKTTMAPKLFARQLAEGAWGITLATAQQTAAAAAHGVKRVLMANQLVGRRNMEIVADLLRDPGFEFFTLVDSAALVDQLGAFFQARGQSLQVLLELGVEGGRTGVRDAAQQAEVLAALSRWPDALSLAGVEVYEGVLQQEADIRHFLQRTVAVTRELAAAGRFGRSPVVMSGAGSAWYDVVAEEFARTDIGAPIDIVLRPGCYLTHDVGIYRAAQERILASNPVAQKMREGLLPALQLWAYVQSIPEPRRAIIGMGKRDAAFDAGMPLPAQIYRPGTAAPVPVPTAWQVTGMMDQHAYLEIGAGDDIRVGDMIAFDISHPCLTFDKWRHIPVLDSQLRVIDIVQTFF; encoded by the coding sequence ATGCGTGAAATAAAGTACCAGACCGGAATGATCGATCCGCTGAACAAGGCTCTGGGCCGTCTGGACGCGCCGCTGACCCCCGCCGAGGCCGGCCAGACCGGCTGGCAACTGCTGCAGGAAGAATTGAGCCTGCCGGCCGCCGTGCTCTACGAAGACAAGCTCGTTCACAACCTCCAGTGGATGCGGAAGTTCATGGGTGCCTATGACGTGCAGCTTGCGCCGCATGGCAAGACGACGATGGCGCCCAAGCTGTTCGCCCGCCAACTGGCGGAGGGCGCGTGGGGCATCACGCTGGCAACGGCCCAGCAGACGGCCGCCGCCGCCGCGCACGGCGTCAAGCGGGTGCTGATGGCCAACCAGCTGGTGGGCCGCCGCAACATGGAAATCGTGGCCGATCTGCTGCGCGACCCCGGCTTCGAGTTCTTCACGCTGGTCGATTCGGCCGCGCTGGTCGACCAGCTGGGCGCTTTCTTCCAGGCGCGCGGTCAGTCTCTGCAAGTGTTGCTGGAACTGGGCGTGGAAGGCGGCCGCACCGGCGTGCGCGACGCGGCGCAGCAGGCCGAGGTGCTGGCGGCGCTGTCGCGCTGGCCCGACGCGCTGTCGCTGGCCGGTGTGGAGGTCTACGAGGGCGTGCTGCAGCAGGAGGCCGATATCCGCCACTTCCTGCAGCGCACCGTGGCCGTCACGCGTGAACTGGCGGCGGCCGGCCGCTTCGGGCGCAGCCCCGTGGTGATGTCCGGCGCGGGGTCGGCGTGGTACGACGTGGTGGCAGAGGAGTTCGCGCGGACCGACATCGGCGCGCCCATCGACATCGTGCTGCGCCCCGGCTGCTACCTGACCCACGACGTGGGCATCTACCGCGCCGCCCAGGAGCGCATCCTGGCCAGCAACCCGGTGGCACAGAAGATGCGCGAGGGGCTGTTGCCGGCGCTGCAGCTCTGGGCCTACGTGCAGTCGATCCCGGAGCCGCGGCGCGCCATCATCGGCATGGGCAAGCGCGACGCCGCGTTCGACGCGGGCATGCCGCTGCCCGCGCAGATCTATCGCCCCGGTACGGCCGCCCCGGTGCCGGTGCCGACGGCCTGGCAGGTGACCGGCATGATGGACCAGCACGCGTACCTGGAAATCGGCGCTGGCGATGATATTCGTGTCGGCGATATGATTGCCTTCGATATCTCGCATCCCTGCCTGACGTTCGACAAGTGGCGCCACATCCCCGTGCTGGACAGCCAGTTGCGCGTCATCGACATCGTGCAGACCTTCTTCTGA
- a CDS encoding sugar kinase: MSIDILAYGEPLVEFNQQPDDPSRYLQGFGGDTSNFAIAAARQGASAGYIGAVGADSFGERLLALWTQERVDTRHVSVNAAAPTGVYFVSHDSHGHRFDYLRAGSAASRYHHEQLPLAAIAQARYLHLSGISLAISTSACDAGLAAMEHARKAGVQVSLDTNLRLRLWSLARARGIMREAFSLTDVCLPSWDDITVLTGLDDRDAIVDHLLACGVKIVALKLGEEGSYVATPEARSLVAPYPVRPLDATGAGDCFGGSFIARLAAGDDPFEAARYANVAAALSTTGYGAVAPIPSAEAVLARLERSVSVIA; this comes from the coding sequence ATGAGTATCGACATCCTTGCCTATGGCGAGCCGCTGGTGGAGTTCAACCAGCAACCCGACGACCCCAGCCGCTACCTGCAGGGCTTTGGCGGCGACACGTCCAACTTTGCGATCGCGGCGGCCCGCCAGGGCGCGAGCGCCGGCTACATCGGCGCCGTGGGGGCCGACAGCTTCGGCGAGCGCCTGCTGGCGCTCTGGACCCAGGAGCGCGTGGATACGCGCCACGTCAGCGTGAACGCGGCGGCGCCCACGGGCGTCTACTTCGTGTCCCACGACAGCCACGGCCACCGCTTCGACTACCTGCGCGCGGGCTCGGCGGCCAGCCGCTACCACCACGAGCAACTGCCGCTGGCGGCCATCGCGCAGGCGCGCTACCTGCACCTGTCGGGCATCAGCCTGGCCATTAGCACATCGGCCTGCGACGCCGGGCTGGCGGCGATGGAACACGCGCGCAAGGCGGGCGTGCAGGTGTCACTGGACACCAACCTGCGGCTGCGGCTGTGGTCGCTGGCGCGGGCGCGCGGCATCATGCGCGAGGCGTTCTCGCTGACCGACGTCTGCCTGCCGAGCTGGGACGACATCACCGTGCTGACCGGCCTGGACGACCGCGACGCCATCGTCGACCACCTGCTGGCCTGCGGCGTGAAGATCGTCGCGCTGAAGCTGGGCGAGGAGGGCAGCTACGTGGCCACGCCCGAGGCGCGCTCGCTGGTGGCGCCGTACCCGGTGCGGCCGCTCGATGCCACGGGCGCGGGCGACTGCTTTGGCGGCAGCTTCATCGCCCGGCTGGCGGCCGGCGACGACCCGTTCGAGGCGGCCCGCTATGCCAACGTGGCGGCGGCGCTGTCCACCACGGGCTACGGCGCCGTGGCGCCGATTCCCTCGGCCGAGGCCGTGCTGGCCCGGCTGGAGCGCAGCGTGTCGGTCATCGCCTGA
- a CDS encoding bifunctional 4-hydroxy-2-oxoglutarate aldolase/2-dehydro-3-deoxy-phosphogluconate aldolase, with amino-acid sequence MQIQPSPLIERLTHVPVIPVLEYHSVDDALHISEALVEGGLPMLEITLRTPVALQAMEAVAKALPQAVVGAGTVLSVDQLHAVRDAGAQFAVSPGLTQTLADGAQGAGIALLPGVATASEAMFALECGFSFLKFFPAEAAGGVPMLKSLHGPLSQLKFCPTGGIDLAKAATYLALPNVVCVGGSWVVPKDAVAAKDWARIRTLAQQAAQLGKS; translated from the coding sequence ATGCAAATCCAACCTTCCCCGCTGATCGAACGCCTGACCCACGTGCCGGTGATTCCGGTGCTCGAATACCACTCGGTCGACGACGCGCTGCATATCAGCGAGGCGCTGGTCGAAGGCGGCCTGCCGATGCTGGAAATCACGCTGCGCACGCCGGTGGCGCTGCAGGCCATGGAAGCCGTGGCCAAGGCGCTGCCGCAAGCCGTGGTCGGCGCCGGCACGGTGCTGAGCGTGGACCAGCTTCACGCCGTGCGCGACGCCGGCGCGCAGTTCGCCGTGTCGCCGGGCCTGACGCAGACGCTGGCCGATGGCGCCCAGGGCGCCGGCATCGCGCTGCTGCCGGGCGTGGCCACGGCCAGCGAGGCGATGTTCGCGCTGGAATGCGGGTTCTCGTTCCTAAAGTTCTTCCCGGCCGAGGCGGCGGGCGGCGTGCCGATGCTGAAGTCGCTGCACGGACCTTTGTCGCAACTGAAGTTCTGCCCCACCGGCGGCATCGACCTGGCCAAGGCGGCCACGTACCTGGCGCTGCCCAACGTGGTCTGTGTCGGCGGCTCGTGGGTGGTGCCCAAGGACGCCGTGGCCGCCAAGGACTGGGCGCGCATCCGCACGCTGGCCCAGCAGGCCGCGCAACTTGGCAAGTCCTGA
- a CDS encoding entericidin A/B family lipoprotein → MKKGWIWCVLVASLLAGCNTMSGLGQDVQKGGQKLENTAEKSK, encoded by the coding sequence ATGAAAAAAGGATGGATCTGGTGTGTACTGGTTGCCTCGCTGCTGGCTGGCTGCAACACGATGTCCGGTCTCGGACAGGACGTCCAGAAGGGCGGACAGAAGCTGGAGAACACCGCCGAGAAGTCGAAGTAA
- a CDS encoding GGDEF domain-containing phosphodiesterase — protein sequence MDPDTNGTPPPGVGGSGSPADAPSAALQPVAFLAALEEHRAHFSPAHLLAVLVIRLDRFSHACDTIGPARAQLLRAEVKRRATSVASMPVAVQWLGPADLGVACVLSEGSDDARALSEAISQALAGPFLVDKFELFLSSSIGSAVDQPDTGTERLLQQAFDAMLQVNRRGGAGIGSASRPPAPRMATLLAALPSAIDRGELSLQLQPRACLGTGAITAYTVRLRWQHPVLGRVAPQDFLPAAEALGMMNAIGGWTLQHVLPLLRDASALGPLQFTLLATSSQMQADDTIAMLRRAIASLDVAPGQLCVEVPVDIVPDSAEATDKAARLRDGGVGIALADFTDSPASHAALARVQPDMVTLDARHLGHAAQPAGMAANLQRACAYAKARGVAVCAKGVETAAQLDVVRAWGCDTVQGFLLAQPFPAAWLQQTHPAIAARARQLLKR from the coding sequence ATGGATCCTGACACCAACGGCACGCCACCTCCGGGCGTCGGTGGCAGTGGGTCGCCTGCCGACGCGCCTTCCGCCGCGCTCCAGCCGGTGGCGTTTCTGGCCGCCCTGGAAGAACACCGCGCGCACTTCAGCCCGGCCCACCTGCTGGCCGTGCTCGTCATCCGGCTCGACCGCTTCTCGCACGCCTGCGACACCATCGGCCCGGCCCGCGCGCAACTGCTGCGCGCCGAGGTCAAGCGGCGCGCCACCTCGGTGGCGTCGATGCCGGTGGCCGTGCAATGGCTGGGTCCGGCCGATCTGGGCGTGGCCTGCGTGCTGTCAGAAGGGTCCGACGACGCCCGCGCGCTCAGCGAGGCCATTTCCCAGGCGCTTGCCGGGCCGTTCCTCGTCGACAAGTTCGAACTGTTCCTGTCCAGCAGCATCGGCAGCGCCGTCGACCAGCCCGACACCGGGACGGAGCGACTGCTGCAACAGGCGTTCGACGCGATGCTGCAGGTCAACCGGCGCGGCGGCGCCGGCATCGGCTCGGCCAGCCGGCCCCCGGCGCCGCGCATGGCAACGCTGCTGGCCGCCCTGCCCAGCGCCATCGACCGTGGCGAACTAAGTCTGCAACTCCAGCCCCGCGCCTGCCTGGGCACCGGTGCGATCACGGCCTATACGGTCCGGCTGCGCTGGCAGCATCCGGTGCTGGGCCGCGTGGCGCCGCAAGACTTCCTGCCCGCCGCCGAAGCGCTCGGGATGATGAACGCCATCGGTGGCTGGACGCTCCAGCACGTGCTGCCGCTGCTGCGCGACGCCAGCGCGCTGGGGCCGCTGCAATTCACGCTGCTGGCCACCAGTTCGCAGATGCAGGCCGACGACACGATCGCCATGCTGCGCCGCGCCATCGCGTCGCTGGACGTGGCGCCCGGCCAGCTTTGCGTGGAAGTGCCGGTCGACATCGTGCCCGACAGCGCGGAGGCCACCGACAAGGCCGCGCGCCTGCGCGACGGCGGCGTGGGCATCGCGCTGGCCGACTTTACCGATTCGCCCGCCAGCCACGCCGCGCTGGCCCGCGTCCAACCCGACATGGTCACGCTGGACGCCCGTCACCTCGGCCACGCCGCCCAGCCGGCCGGCATGGCCGCCAATCTGCAGCGCGCGTGCGCATACGCCAAGGCCCGCGGCGTGGCCGTCTGCGCCAAGGGCGTGGAGACCGCCGCGCAGCTCGACGTGGTGCGCGCCTGGGGGTGCGACACCGTGCAGGGTTTCCTGCTGGCGCAGCCCTTCCCTGCCGCCTGGCTCCAGCAGACCCACCCGGCCATCGCGGCACGGGCGCGCCAGTTGCTCAAACGGTGA
- a CDS encoding hemolysin family protein, whose amino-acid sequence MEIAILLALILLNGLFAMSEIALVTARKARLQRQIEAGDRGAMEAVKLGEDPTRFLSTVQIGITSIGVLNGVVGESTLASPLAVWLQGFGISATTAGYMATAIVVAGLTYFSIVLGELVPKRLGQLAPETIARLVARPISILATASKPFVKLLSGSTQLVLRLLGVKSDRGPAVTEEEIHALLVEGSEAGVIERHEHTMVRNVFRLDDRQLASLMVPRGDVAYLDVELTEEENLRRIEESDHSRFPVVRGGMHDILGVVSARQLLARRLRGEKADLTAVLQAAVFVPESVTGMELLENFRASGGQIAFVIDEYGEVLGLVTLQDLIEAITGEFKTETAGEEWAVQRDDGSWLLDGLIPIPELKDRTGLRAVPEEDKERYHTLSGMLLLLLGRLPQTADTVQWADWKFEIIDMDGKRIDKVLASRVPPDDGPEAETTG is encoded by the coding sequence ATGGAAATAGCCATACTGCTGGCGCTGATCCTGTTGAACGGCCTGTTCGCCATGTCCGAAATCGCGCTGGTCACGGCCCGCAAGGCCCGGCTCCAGCGCCAGATCGAAGCGGGCGACCGCGGCGCCATGGAAGCGGTAAAACTCGGCGAAGACCCGACGCGCTTCCTGTCCACGGTACAGATCGGCATCACGTCGATCGGCGTGCTGAACGGTGTGGTCGGCGAATCGACGCTGGCGTCACCGCTGGCCGTCTGGCTCCAGGGCTTTGGCATTTCGGCGACGACGGCCGGCTACATGGCCACCGCCATCGTCGTGGCCGGCCTGACCTATTTCTCGATCGTGCTCGGCGAGCTGGTGCCCAAGCGGCTGGGGCAACTGGCGCCGGAAACCATCGCCCGCCTGGTGGCGCGCCCGATTTCCATCCTGGCCACCGCGTCCAAGCCCTTCGTCAAGCTGCTGTCCGGCTCCACGCAACTGGTGCTGCGCCTGCTGGGCGTGAAGTCCGACCGTGGCCCCGCCGTGACCGAGGAAGAAATCCACGCGCTGCTGGTGGAAGGCTCCGAGGCCGGCGTGATCGAGCGCCACGAGCACACCATGGTCCGCAACGTGTTCCGGCTGGACGACCGCCAGCTTGCCTCGCTGATGGTGCCGCGCGGCGACGTGGCCTACCTGGACGTCGAACTGACCGAGGAAGAAAACCTGCGCCGCATCGAGGAATCCGATCACTCGCGGTTCCCGGTCGTGCGCGGCGGCATGCACGACATCCTGGGCGTGGTCAGCGCCCGCCAGTTGCTGGCGCGCCGGCTGCGTGGCGAGAAGGCCGACCTGACGGCCGTGCTGCAGGCGGCCGTGTTCGTGCCGGAAAGCGTGACCGGCATGGAACTGCTGGAGAACTTCCGGGCCTCGGGCGGCCAGATCGCCTTTGTCATCGACGAATACGGCGAAGTGCTGGGCCTGGTGACGCTGCAGGACCTGATCGAAGCCATCACCGGCGAGTTCAAGACCGAGACGGCTGGCGAGGAATGGGCCGTCCAGCGCGACGACGGCTCGTGGCTGCTCGACGGCCTGATCCCGATCCCCGAACTCAAGGACCGCACCGGCCTGCGCGCCGTGCCCGAGGAAGACAAGGAGCGCTACCACACGCTGTCCGGCATGCTGCTGCTGTTGCTGGGCCGCCTGCCGCAGACGGCCGACACCGTGCAGTGGGCCGACTGGAAGTTCGAGATCATCGACATGGACGGCAAGCGGATCGACAAGGTGCTGGCGTCGCGCGTGCCGCCGGATGACGGCCCAGAGGCCGAGACCACGGGCTGA
- a CDS encoding HigA family addiction module antitoxin, translating into MSENLPDPSSHVPQEAAPRAMADPPPAPGDVLLYEFMVPAALSTSALALALRVPVTRIEGILWQKRAMSPETAIRLARYFGTSAEYWMELEAAYALHAARDAAGPAIARDVQPWPGQNADAGPDRAPRNR; encoded by the coding sequence ATGAGCGAAAACCTGCCCGATCCATCCAGCCACGTTCCACAAGAGGCGGCGCCGCGCGCCATGGCCGACCCGCCCCCGGCCCCCGGCGACGTGCTGCTGTACGAGTTCATGGTGCCCGCCGCGCTGTCCACCAGCGCGCTGGCGCTGGCCCTGCGTGTACCGGTGACACGCATCGAAGGCATCCTGTGGCAAAAGCGCGCGATGTCGCCCGAGACCGCGATCCGGCTGGCGCGCTATTTCGGCACGTCGGCCGAGTACTGGATGGAGCTGGAAGCCGCCTATGCGCTGCACGCCGCCCGGGACGCGGCCGGGCCAGCCATCGCGCGGGACGTGCAGCCCTGGCCCGGGCAAAACGCAGACGCCGGCCCGGATCGTGCACCCCGCAACAGGTGA
- a CDS encoding helix-turn-helix domain-containing protein, whose product MDTLTPGSEAAIDFPGLLRYWRARRGYSQLALSLAAGVSQRHISFLESGRARPSREMVLALAERLGVPLRQRNRLLLASGYAPAYSENTLAAPAMQMVRQAISLILAKQEPYPAVVLDRFWHLVDANDAYRRMLAQLLGSPEPAAGGEEGARLNLMLAVFDPDGLWPMIENARQVGHYLLRRVWQELQVQAHDQTARDILGRIAAWHPDMVDAGGLVIGDDDPAEGPLPPVLPVVVRSGDFRASLFSTLTTLGNPQDITLQELRIECFYPADDATRQLFEALAAGPADAKTPSAS is encoded by the coding sequence ATGGACACCCTGACGCCCGGCTCCGAAGCCGCCATCGACTTTCCCGGACTCCTGCGCTACTGGCGCGCCCGGCGCGGCTATAGCCAGCTGGCGCTGTCGCTGGCGGCGGGGGTGTCGCAGCGCCATATCAGCTTCCTGGAATCGGGGCGGGCGCGGCCGAGCCGCGAGATGGTGCTGGCGCTGGCCGAGCGGCTGGGCGTGCCGCTGCGGCAGCGCAACCGGCTGCTGCTGGCCAGCGGCTATGCGCCCGCTTACAGCGAAAACACGCTGGCGGCGCCCGCGATGCAGATGGTGCGGCAGGCCATCTCGCTGATCCTGGCCAAGCAGGAACCGTATCCGGCCGTGGTGCTGGACCGCTTCTGGCACCTCGTCGACGCGAACGATGCCTACCGGCGCATGCTGGCCCAACTGCTCGGCAGCCCCGAGCCGGCGGCGGGGGGCGAGGAGGGCGCGCGGCTCAATCTGATGCTGGCCGTGTTCGACCCGGACGGGCTCTGGCCGATGATCGAGAACGCCCGGCAGGTGGGCCACTACCTGCTGCGGCGCGTCTGGCAGGAACTGCAGGTGCAGGCGCACGACCAGACCGCGCGGGATATCCTGGGCCGCATCGCCGCCTGGCATCCGGACATGGTCGACGCCGGCGGCCTGGTGATCGGCGACGACGATCCGGCCGAAGGTCCGCTGCCGCCGGTGCTGCCCGTGGTGGTGCGCTCGGGCGATTTCCGGGCCTCGCTGTTCTCCACGCTGACCACGCTCGGCAACCCGCAGGACATCACGCTCCAGGAGCTGCGGATCGAGTGTTTCTATCCGGCCGACGATGCGACCCGGCAGTTGTTCGAGGCGCTGGCAGCCGGTCCGGCCGACGCGAAAACCCCTTCGGCGTCGTAG
- the ribB gene encoding 3,4-dihydroxy-2-butanone-4-phosphate synthase — MLTLNPSHTPEPAAGELAVADADPRPLAVRIAQALDAMRDGRPVVLLDDDDRENEADLILAAERLTQANMAMMIRECSGIVCLCLTADKVRQLGLRPMVEHNRSQYGTAFTVSIEAREGVTTGVSAADRITTIRAAIADDAGTDAVVSPGHVFPLVAVDGGVLARRGHTEGSVELARMAGLSPAAVLCELMNPDGTMARRPEALAFAEMYQLPVLTIADLVAWRESQG, encoded by the coding sequence ATGCTGACCCTCAACCCCAGCCATACCCCCGAACCGGCCGCAGGCGAGCTTGCCGTGGCCGATGCCGATCCGCGTCCGCTTGCCGTGCGCATCGCCCAGGCGCTGGACGCCATGCGCGACGGCCGCCCCGTCGTGCTGCTGGACGACGACGACCGCGAGAACGAGGCCGACCTGATCCTGGCCGCCGAGCGGCTCACGCAGGCCAACATGGCGATGATGATCCGCGAATGCAGCGGCATCGTCTGCCTGTGCCTGACCGCGGACAAGGTGCGCCAACTGGGCCTGCGCCCGATGGTCGAGCACAACCGCAGCCAGTACGGCACCGCGTTTACGGTGTCGATCGAGGCGCGCGAGGGCGTGACCACCGGCGTCAGCGCCGCCGACCGCATCACGACGATCCGCGCCGCCATCGCCGACGATGCCGGCACCGACGCCGTGGTCAGCCCGGGGCACGTGTTCCCGCTGGTGGCCGTCGATGGGGGTGTGCTGGCTCGCCGCGGGCATACCGAGGGCTCGGTGGAGCTGGCGCGCATGGCCGGATTGTCGCCGGCGGCGGTGCTGTGCGAGCTGATGAATCCCGATGGCACGATGGCGCGCCGGCCCGAGGCGCTGGCCTTCGCCGAGATGTACCAGTTGCCGGTGCTGACGATTGCCGACCTCGTCGCGTGGCGCGAGTCGCAGGGCTGA
- a CDS encoding surface-adhesin E family protein, whose protein sequence is MFFRMLARTALFAGACLSLAAHAESNGAPPFNNASVRPAAASALYQCQGPNGGTVFRATPREGRTLVASPDPGAPDPQRWLPLMGPNGVISYLDQSSIRRRGSEVGVALVHNAPPGVIKTTSGEMIRSSLKRMVLNCATSMYAVVEQTLYAKRYARGESLYTIRGPQAGMPQPAASGTLAGDLVSRLCH, encoded by the coding sequence ATGTTTTTCCGCATGCTCGCACGCACGGCCCTGTTCGCCGGCGCGTGTCTCAGTCTCGCGGCGCACGCCGAATCGAACGGTGCGCCGCCCTTCAATAACGCCAGCGTCCGTCCGGCCGCAGCCAGTGCGCTGTACCAGTGCCAGGGGCCAAATGGCGGCACCGTGTTCCGCGCGACGCCGCGCGAAGGTCGCACGCTCGTGGCATCGCCCGATCCCGGCGCGCCGGACCCGCAGCGCTGGTTGCCGCTGATGGGGCCGAACGGGGTGATTTCCTATCTGGACCAGTCGTCGATTCGCCGGCGCGGCAGCGAGGTGGGCGTGGCACTGGTCCACAACGCGCCGCCGGGCGTGATCAAGACGACCAGCGGGGAGATGATCCGCTCGTCGCTGAAGCGGATGGTGCTGAACTGCGCGACGTCGATGTACGCGGTGGTCGAGCAGACGCTCTATGCCAAGCGCTACGCGCGCGGCGAGTCGCTCTATACGATCCGCGGCCCGCAGGCCGGGATGCCGCAACCGGCGGCGTCGGGTACGCTGGCGGGCGATCTCGTGTCCCGCCTGTGCCACTGA
- a CDS encoding RT0821/Lpp0805 family surface protein, with the protein MRTSRQTRMAVAAGLGCALLMGTMQPAFAYFETYLSGSIVGTLTKKEAASLQKSVRTALNDTEDNKTVTWHYPAENRRQAVDGTIEPVATKTDAGRTCRRLKSELKRGSATEAWSGWFCKQPNGTWKAAHVAE; encoded by the coding sequence ATGCGCACTTCGCGACAAACCCGCATGGCGGTAGCGGCCGGCCTTGGCTGCGCACTGCTGATGGGCACGATGCAGCCCGCCTTCGCCTATTTCGAGACGTACCTGTCCGGCAGCATCGTCGGCACGCTGACCAAGAAGGAAGCGGCGTCGCTGCAGAAATCGGTGCGCACGGCGCTGAACGATACGGAAGACAACAAGACCGTGACCTGGCACTACCCGGCCGAGAACCGCCGCCAGGCCGTCGACGGCACGATCGAGCCGGTCGCCACGAAGACCGACGCCGGCCGCACCTGCCGCCGTCTCAAGTCGGAACTGAAGCGCGGCAGCGCCACCGAGGCGTGGTCGGGCTGGTTCTGCAAGCAGCCGAACGGCACCTGGAAGGCCGCCCACGTGGCCGAGTAA